A genomic stretch from Carassius auratus strain Wakin unplaced genomic scaffold, ASM336829v1 scaf_tig00215416, whole genome shotgun sequence includes:
- the LOC113094769 gene encoding neurofascin-like isoform X1: MRALKCWRIPAILTILQQTWILAMEIPPDVRQPPMIIKESPQDHIVDPVDPIIVECEATGNPPPVFTWTRNGVYLNVARDPQVSMKWRSGTLQIFFWGRPDDYEGVYQCTATNEFGSALSSYINLRVSKARTWLKEYLEPVSVVVGLPLILSCNPPVGPPKPDTYWLNSTMVPIRQDRRVSKAENGDLYFSSIVEEDSLTNYVCVARFPFTNTIQQKPPLILQVLTARMAAHTAPKFLKPRGTTSTSIAMLGEELILECFAAGVPAPSIKWTKDWVEMSMTGKKLENFNKTLRIKNVSMDDGGDYICTASNRMGSLDHVITVRVKSVPFWMEKPESLVLSRDDSGSIVCRADGIPRPQIQWLVNGEPISDTPNILDAPKSPGRQVSGDTLTFGAVVPDSAAVFQCNASNQYGYIMANAFLAVMDMKPRLLVPREELIKTTEGNNTHLDCPYFGSPKPDLRWSKGGLGTLEGSRHRILPNGTLEIRNTKLQDQGSYVCVASNVIGRDEKEVQLEVKEPIKIVRAPHNTIVIRGSLARFDCKIKFDSTLDVTVTWLKDKKFLILGRRMTKDEDSLSIADVYRRDEGIYTCRIKSELEEVTASAKLTVMDRPDPPSDLEISDPSERSVRLTWVPGLSNHSPIKEYLVQYTEDLLADYWLLPSGWKNLSSYPGSLNSVILQLTPFVEYRFRVIAVNGIGPSKPSWPSEYYQTGGAVPDAIPRNIQGMGSGVFRNNMEISWEPLEYREWNGPKLGYMVWWRRRDSREEWKNYTTYWWCSCIIYDTDTFTPYEIKVQAVNFFGSGPESPVVIGYSGEDRPVAAPSDLSVSDIESTKLIVHWDPVARADIMGEIKEYKVYYWRESSRLPWHIVSRRIKTRSFKANGPRLSGTLTDLVPYSNYRMYIVVANNRFEGPPSNTIEFQTPEGVPSIPRSFRIMHRHYDTIYLDWEEPAEPNGILTGYILKYQTLNITLGDRILVEYIPPNITYFSLRRFDRYTRYKFSLAAQTETGVGEAFTEESPHFTTEEYTRDQVDIVTQGWFIGLMCAVALLVLIMLIVFFIKRSRGGKYAVRDKKDFALEPVDDRENGTFDYRSLERITRVSTMPYTRREEEGRQGRSQGVIEHIDRRTNSDDSLMEYCEGEEIEFNEDGSFIGEYTGVSKRNMDRSLYQDSSEPTSPVAIYSFA, encoded by the exons ATGAGAGCTCTGAAGTGTTGGAGGATTCCTGCCATTCTTACTATCCTACAGCAAACATGGATTTTAGCCATGGAAATTCCTCCTGATG TCAGGCAGCCTCCGATGATCATTAAAGAGAGTCCTCAAGACCACATAGTAGATCCAGTTGACCCCATTATAGTGGAGTGTGAAGCAACGGGGAATCCACCCCCAGT CTTCACATGGACACGTAATGGAGTGTACCTGAATGTGGCTCGAGATCCTCAGGTCAGCATGAAGTGGCGTTCTGGCACATTACAGATTTTCTTCTGGGGTCGTCCTGATGACTATGAGGGTGTCTATCAGTGCACGGCGACTAATGAGTTTGGCTCTGCTCTGTCCAGTTACATCAATCTGCGTGTCTCCA aggcCCGTACCTGGTTGAAGGAGTATCTTGAGCCAGTCTCAGTGGTGGTTGGACTTCCTCTCATCCTTTCCTGCAATCCTCCTGTAGGTCCACCAAAACCTGACACTTATTGGCTGAACAGCA CCATGGTACCAATCCGTCAGGACCGTCGAGTATCAAAGGCAGAGAATGGAGATCTGTACTTCTCTAGTATCGTAGAAGAAGATTCTCTTACAAACTATGTCTGTGTCGCCCGCTTCCCCTTCACAAACACCATCCAGCAGAAACCGCCCCTCATCCTGCAGGTGCTCACAG CTCGCATGGCAGCCCATACGGCACCCAAGTTTCTGAAACCCAGAGGAACCACCAGCACAAGCATTGCGATGCTGGGCGAAGAGCTTATTTTGGAGTGTTTTGCTGCTGGAGT TCCAGCTCCCTCCATCAAATGGACTAAAGATTGGGTGGAGATGTCCATGACGGGAAAGAAGTTGGAGAACTTCAATAAGACGCTTAGAATAAAGAACGTCTCTATGGATGATGGAGGAGACTACATCTGCACTGCTTCAAACAGGATGGGCAGCCTGGACCATGTCATCACTGTCAGGGTCAAAT CGGTTCCGTTCTGGATGGAGAAGCCTGAGAGTCTGGTTTTGTCTCGTGATGACAGTGGTAGTATAGTTTGTAGAGCTGATGGGATTCCTCGACCACAGATACAGTGGCTGGTTAATGGAGAGCCAATCAGTG atACTCCTAATATTTTAGATGCTCCTAAGAGTCCAGGCAGACAGGTTTCAGGAGACACTTTGACGTTCGGGGCTGTGGTTCCAGACAGCGCTGCTGTGTTCCAGTGCAACGCTTCAAACCAGTACGGCTATATCATGGCCAACGCTTTCTTGGCTGTAATGG ATATGAAACCTCGCCTGTTAGTTCCCAGAGAGGAACTCATTAAAACAACAGAAGGCAATAATACTCATTTAGACTGCCCATATTTTGGCTCTCCAAAACCTGATCTGCGGTG GTCAAAAGGAGGACTAGGTACCTTAGAGGGAAGTCGGCATAGGATTCTTCCAAATGGTACACTGGAAATCAGAAACACAAAGCTACAAGATCAAGGAAGCTATGTTTGTGTTGCAAGCAACGTCATTGGACGAGATGAGAAGGAGGTCCAactagaggtcaaag agcCCATTAAAATTGTCCGTGCGCCACACAATACTATAGTCATAAGAGGAAGTCTGGCTCGCTTTGATTGCAAGATTaaatttgactcgactctggatgtcACCGTCACTTGGCTTAAAGACAAGAAGTTCTTGATCTTAGGAAGGAG GATGACCAAGGATGAGGATTCTCTGAGCATTGCTGATGTGTACAGACGAGATGAAGGCATCTACACCTGCAGGATTAAAAGTGAACTGGAGGAGGTCACTGCCTCAGCCAAACTCACTGTGATGG ATCGTCCAGACCCGCCCAGTGACCTAGAGATATCAGACCCATCAGAGAGGAGCGTTAGACTCACCTGGGTACCAGGACTGAGCAACCACAGTCCTATTAAAG AGTACCTGGTTCAGTATACTGAAGATCTCCTTGCAGACTATTGGCTGTTGCCAAGTGGCTGGAAGAACCTGTCCAGCTACCCAGGGAGCCTAAACTCTGTAATTCTACAGCTGACACCATTTGTAGAGTACAGATTCCGGGTCATCGCTGTCAATGGTATAGGTCCCAGTAAACCTAGCTGGCCATCTGAGTACTACCAGACTGGAGGAGCTG TACCTGATGCCATCCCAAGAAACATCCAAGGAATGGGAAGTGGAGTGTTCCGAAATAACATGGAAATCAGCTGGGAG CCACTGGAGTACAGAGAATGGAATGGGCCGAAACTGGGCTACATGGTTTGGTGGAGACGAAGGGATTCAAGGGAAGAGTGGAAGAACTACACAACATACTGGTGGTGTAGCTGCATCATCTATGACACTGACACCTTCACACCCTATGAGATTAAAGTTCAGGCCGTCAACTTCTTCGGCTCTGGCCCAGAATCccctgttgtgattggctactCTGGGGAGGACC GTCCAGTTGCCGCTCCATCTGATCTGAGCGTGTCAGACATTGAGAGCACAAAGCTGATAGTCCATTGGGATCCAGTGGCACGAGCTGACATCATGGGtgaaataaaagagtacaaa GTTTATTACTGGAGAGAGAGCAGTCGTCTGCCCTGGCACATTGTTAGCCGGAGGATTAAGACTAGGAGTTTTAAAGCTAATGGACCTCGTCTGTCTGGAACCCTGACGGATCTTGTACCATATAGTAACTACAGGATGTATATTGTAGTGGCCAATAATCGCTTTGAGGGTCCGCCCAGCAACACCATTGAGTTTCAGACACCTGAAGGAG TGCCCTCGATTCCCAGATCATTCAGAATCATGCACCGGCACTATGACACCATTTATCTGGACTGGGAAGAACCTGCAGAACCCAATGGCATTCTGACTGGATATATTCTCAAATATCAGACGT TGAACATCACTCTGGGCGACCGAATCCTGGTTGAATACATTCCTCCTAATATCACATACTTCTCTCTGCGCCGTTTTGACCGTTACACTCGATACAAGTTCTCACTGGCAGCACAAACCGAGACTGGAGTCGGGGAGGCGTTCACAGAGGAATCACCCCATTTTACAACGGAGG AATATACCCGGGATCAAGTGGACATTGTGACGCAGGGTTGGTTCATTGGCTTAATGTGTGCAGTCGCTCTCCTCGTTCTTATCATGCTCATAGTCTTTTTCATCAAGAGGAGCCGAGGAGGAAAGTATGCAG TGCGGGACAAGAAGGACTTTGCACTGGAGCCAGTGGATGATAGAGAGAATGGAACGTTTGATTACAG GTCTCTTGAGAG GATAACACGAGTGTCCACAATGCCCTATACCAGACG TGAGGAAGAAGGTCGACAGGGACGCAGTCAAGGTGTGATCGAGCACATTGACAGGAGAACAAACAGTGACGACAGCCTCATGGAGTACTGTGAAGGTGAAGAGATCGAGTTTAATGAGGATGGCTCCTTTATCGGCGAGTACACAGGCGTCAGTAAGAGGAACATGGACAGGAGCCTGTACCAGGACAGCTCTGAGCCCACGTCTCCTGTGGCCATCTACTCTTTTGCTTAG
- the LOC113094769 gene encoding neurofascin-like isoform X2 — protein sequence MRALKCWRIPAILTILQQTWILAMEIPPDVRQPPMIIKESPQDHIVDPVDPIIVECEATGNPPPVFTWTRNGVYLNVARDPQVSMKWRSGTLQIFFWGRPDDYEGVYQCTATNEFGSALSSYINLRVSKARTWLKEYLEPVSVVVGLPLILSCNPPVGPPKPDTYWLNSTMVPIRQDRRVSKAENGDLYFSSIVEEDSLTNYVCVARFPFTNTIQQKPPLILQVLTARMAAHTAPKFLKPRGTTSTSIAMLGEELILECFAAGVPAPSIKWTKDWVEMSMTGKKLENFNKTLRIKNVSMDDGGDYICTASNRMGSLDHVITVRVKSVPFWMEKPESLVLSRDDSGSIVCRADGIPRPQIQWLVNGEPISDTPNILDAPKSPGRQVSGDTLTFGAVVPDSAAVFQCNASNQYGYIMANAFLAVMDMKPRLLVPREELIKTTEGNNTHLDCPYFGSPKPDLRWSKGGLGTLEGSRHRILPNGTLEIRNTKLQDQGSYVCVASNVIGRDEKEVQLEVKEPIKIVRAPHNTIVIRGSLARFDCKIKFDSTLDVTVTWLKDKKFLILGRRMTKDEDSLSIADVYRRDEGIYTCRIKSELEEVTASAKLTVMDRPDPPSDLEISDPSERSVRLTWVPGLSNHSPIKEYLVQYTEDLLADYWLLPSGWKNLSSYPGSLNSVILQLTPFVEYRFRVIAVNGIGPSKPSWPSEYYQTGGAVPDAIPRNIQGMGSGVFRNNMEISWEPLEYREWNGPKLGYMVWWRRRDSREEWKNYTTYWWCSCIIYDTDTFTPYEIKVQAVNFFGSGPESPVVIGYSGEDRPVAAPSDLSVSDIESTKLIVHWDPVARADIMGEIKEYKVYYWRESSRLPWHIVSRRIKTRSFKANGPRLSGTLTDLVPYSNYRMYIVVANNRFEGPPSNTIEFQTPEGVPSIPRSFRIMHRHYDTIYLDWEEPAEPNGILTGYILKYQTLNITLGDRILVEYIPPNITYFSLRRFDRYTRYKFSLAAQTETGVGEAFTEESPHFTTEEYTRDQVDIVTQGWFIGLMCAVALLVLIMLIVFFIKRSRGGKYAVRDKKDFALEPVDDRENGTFDYRITRVSTMPYTRREEEGRQGRSQGVIEHIDRRTNSDDSLMEYCEGEEIEFNEDGSFIGEYTGVSKRNMDRSLYQDSSEPTSPVAIYSFA from the exons ATGAGAGCTCTGAAGTGTTGGAGGATTCCTGCCATTCTTACTATCCTACAGCAAACATGGATTTTAGCCATGGAAATTCCTCCTGATG TCAGGCAGCCTCCGATGATCATTAAAGAGAGTCCTCAAGACCACATAGTAGATCCAGTTGACCCCATTATAGTGGAGTGTGAAGCAACGGGGAATCCACCCCCAGT CTTCACATGGACACGTAATGGAGTGTACCTGAATGTGGCTCGAGATCCTCAGGTCAGCATGAAGTGGCGTTCTGGCACATTACAGATTTTCTTCTGGGGTCGTCCTGATGACTATGAGGGTGTCTATCAGTGCACGGCGACTAATGAGTTTGGCTCTGCTCTGTCCAGTTACATCAATCTGCGTGTCTCCA aggcCCGTACCTGGTTGAAGGAGTATCTTGAGCCAGTCTCAGTGGTGGTTGGACTTCCTCTCATCCTTTCCTGCAATCCTCCTGTAGGTCCACCAAAACCTGACACTTATTGGCTGAACAGCA CCATGGTACCAATCCGTCAGGACCGTCGAGTATCAAAGGCAGAGAATGGAGATCTGTACTTCTCTAGTATCGTAGAAGAAGATTCTCTTACAAACTATGTCTGTGTCGCCCGCTTCCCCTTCACAAACACCATCCAGCAGAAACCGCCCCTCATCCTGCAGGTGCTCACAG CTCGCATGGCAGCCCATACGGCACCCAAGTTTCTGAAACCCAGAGGAACCACCAGCACAAGCATTGCGATGCTGGGCGAAGAGCTTATTTTGGAGTGTTTTGCTGCTGGAGT TCCAGCTCCCTCCATCAAATGGACTAAAGATTGGGTGGAGATGTCCATGACGGGAAAGAAGTTGGAGAACTTCAATAAGACGCTTAGAATAAAGAACGTCTCTATGGATGATGGAGGAGACTACATCTGCACTGCTTCAAACAGGATGGGCAGCCTGGACCATGTCATCACTGTCAGGGTCAAAT CGGTTCCGTTCTGGATGGAGAAGCCTGAGAGTCTGGTTTTGTCTCGTGATGACAGTGGTAGTATAGTTTGTAGAGCTGATGGGATTCCTCGACCACAGATACAGTGGCTGGTTAATGGAGAGCCAATCAGTG atACTCCTAATATTTTAGATGCTCCTAAGAGTCCAGGCAGACAGGTTTCAGGAGACACTTTGACGTTCGGGGCTGTGGTTCCAGACAGCGCTGCTGTGTTCCAGTGCAACGCTTCAAACCAGTACGGCTATATCATGGCCAACGCTTTCTTGGCTGTAATGG ATATGAAACCTCGCCTGTTAGTTCCCAGAGAGGAACTCATTAAAACAACAGAAGGCAATAATACTCATTTAGACTGCCCATATTTTGGCTCTCCAAAACCTGATCTGCGGTG GTCAAAAGGAGGACTAGGTACCTTAGAGGGAAGTCGGCATAGGATTCTTCCAAATGGTACACTGGAAATCAGAAACACAAAGCTACAAGATCAAGGAAGCTATGTTTGTGTTGCAAGCAACGTCATTGGACGAGATGAGAAGGAGGTCCAactagaggtcaaag agcCCATTAAAATTGTCCGTGCGCCACACAATACTATAGTCATAAGAGGAAGTCTGGCTCGCTTTGATTGCAAGATTaaatttgactcgactctggatgtcACCGTCACTTGGCTTAAAGACAAGAAGTTCTTGATCTTAGGAAGGAG GATGACCAAGGATGAGGATTCTCTGAGCATTGCTGATGTGTACAGACGAGATGAAGGCATCTACACCTGCAGGATTAAAAGTGAACTGGAGGAGGTCACTGCCTCAGCCAAACTCACTGTGATGG ATCGTCCAGACCCGCCCAGTGACCTAGAGATATCAGACCCATCAGAGAGGAGCGTTAGACTCACCTGGGTACCAGGACTGAGCAACCACAGTCCTATTAAAG AGTACCTGGTTCAGTATACTGAAGATCTCCTTGCAGACTATTGGCTGTTGCCAAGTGGCTGGAAGAACCTGTCCAGCTACCCAGGGAGCCTAAACTCTGTAATTCTACAGCTGACACCATTTGTAGAGTACAGATTCCGGGTCATCGCTGTCAATGGTATAGGTCCCAGTAAACCTAGCTGGCCATCTGAGTACTACCAGACTGGAGGAGCTG TACCTGATGCCATCCCAAGAAACATCCAAGGAATGGGAAGTGGAGTGTTCCGAAATAACATGGAAATCAGCTGGGAG CCACTGGAGTACAGAGAATGGAATGGGCCGAAACTGGGCTACATGGTTTGGTGGAGACGAAGGGATTCAAGGGAAGAGTGGAAGAACTACACAACATACTGGTGGTGTAGCTGCATCATCTATGACACTGACACCTTCACACCCTATGAGATTAAAGTTCAGGCCGTCAACTTCTTCGGCTCTGGCCCAGAATCccctgttgtgattggctactCTGGGGAGGACC GTCCAGTTGCCGCTCCATCTGATCTGAGCGTGTCAGACATTGAGAGCACAAAGCTGATAGTCCATTGGGATCCAGTGGCACGAGCTGACATCATGGGtgaaataaaagagtacaaa GTTTATTACTGGAGAGAGAGCAGTCGTCTGCCCTGGCACATTGTTAGCCGGAGGATTAAGACTAGGAGTTTTAAAGCTAATGGACCTCGTCTGTCTGGAACCCTGACGGATCTTGTACCATATAGTAACTACAGGATGTATATTGTAGTGGCCAATAATCGCTTTGAGGGTCCGCCCAGCAACACCATTGAGTTTCAGACACCTGAAGGAG TGCCCTCGATTCCCAGATCATTCAGAATCATGCACCGGCACTATGACACCATTTATCTGGACTGGGAAGAACCTGCAGAACCCAATGGCATTCTGACTGGATATATTCTCAAATATCAGACGT TGAACATCACTCTGGGCGACCGAATCCTGGTTGAATACATTCCTCCTAATATCACATACTTCTCTCTGCGCCGTTTTGACCGTTACACTCGATACAAGTTCTCACTGGCAGCACAAACCGAGACTGGAGTCGGGGAGGCGTTCACAGAGGAATCACCCCATTTTACAACGGAGG AATATACCCGGGATCAAGTGGACATTGTGACGCAGGGTTGGTTCATTGGCTTAATGTGTGCAGTCGCTCTCCTCGTTCTTATCATGCTCATAGTCTTTTTCATCAAGAGGAGCCGAGGAGGAAAGTATGCAG TGCGGGACAAGAAGGACTTTGCACTGGAGCCAGTGGATGATAGAGAGAATGGAACGTTTGATTACAG GATAACACGAGTGTCCACAATGCCCTATACCAGACG TGAGGAAGAAGGTCGACAGGGACGCAGTCAAGGTGTGATCGAGCACATTGACAGGAGAACAAACAGTGACGACAGCCTCATGGAGTACTGTGAAGGTGAAGAGATCGAGTTTAATGAGGATGGCTCCTTTATCGGCGAGTACACAGGCGTCAGTAAGAGGAACATGGACAGGAGCCTGTACCAGGACAGCTCTGAGCCCACGTCTCCTGTGGCCATCTACTCTTTTGCTTAG
- the LOC113094769 gene encoding neurofascin-like isoform X3, translating into MAAHTAPKFLKPRGTTSTSIAMLGEELILECFAAGVPAPSIKWTKDWVEMSMTGKKLENFNKTLRIKNVSMDDGGDYICTASNRMGSLDHVITVRVKSVPFWMEKPESLVLSRDDSGSIVCRADGIPRPQIQWLVNGEPISDTPNILDAPKSPGRQVSGDTLTFGAVVPDSAAVFQCNASNQYGYIMANAFLAVMDMKPRLLVPREELIKTTEGNNTHLDCPYFGSPKPDLRWSKGGLGTLEGSRHRILPNGTLEIRNTKLQDQGSYVCVASNVIGRDEKEVQLEVKEPIKIVRAPHNTIVIRGSLARFDCKIKFDSTLDVTVTWLKDKKFLILGRRMTKDEDSLSIADVYRRDEGIYTCRIKSELEEVTASAKLTVMDRPDPPSDLEISDPSERSVRLTWVPGLSNHSPIKEYLVQYTEDLLADYWLLPSGWKNLSSYPGSLNSVILQLTPFVEYRFRVIAVNGIGPSKPSWPSEYYQTGGAVPDAIPRNIQGMGSGVFRNNMEISWEPLEYREWNGPKLGYMVWWRRRDSREEWKNYTTYWWCSCIIYDTDTFTPYEIKVQAVNFFGSGPESPVVIGYSGEDRPVAAPSDLSVSDIESTKLIVHWDPVARADIMGEIKEYKVYYWRESSRLPWHIVSRRIKTRSFKANGPRLSGTLTDLVPYSNYRMYIVVANNRFEGPPSNTIEFQTPEGVPSIPRSFRIMHRHYDTIYLDWEEPAEPNGILTGYILKYQTLNITLGDRILVEYIPPNITYFSLRRFDRYTRYKFSLAAQTETGVGEAFTEESPHFTTEEYTRDQVDIVTQGWFIGLMCAVALLVLIMLIVFFIKRSRGGKYAVRDKKDFALEPVDDRENGTFDYRSLERITRVSTMPYTRREEEGRQGRSQGVIEHIDRRTNSDDSLMEYCEGEEIEFNEDGSFIGEYTGVSKRNMDRSLYQDSSEPTSPVAIYSFA; encoded by the exons ATGGCAGCCCATACGGCACCCAAGTTTCTGAAACCCAGAGGAACCACCAGCACAAGCATTGCGATGCTGGGCGAAGAGCTTATTTTGGAGTGTTTTGCTGCTGGAGT TCCAGCTCCCTCCATCAAATGGACTAAAGATTGGGTGGAGATGTCCATGACGGGAAAGAAGTTGGAGAACTTCAATAAGACGCTTAGAATAAAGAACGTCTCTATGGATGATGGAGGAGACTACATCTGCACTGCTTCAAACAGGATGGGCAGCCTGGACCATGTCATCACTGTCAGGGTCAAAT CGGTTCCGTTCTGGATGGAGAAGCCTGAGAGTCTGGTTTTGTCTCGTGATGACAGTGGTAGTATAGTTTGTAGAGCTGATGGGATTCCTCGACCACAGATACAGTGGCTGGTTAATGGAGAGCCAATCAGTG atACTCCTAATATTTTAGATGCTCCTAAGAGTCCAGGCAGACAGGTTTCAGGAGACACTTTGACGTTCGGGGCTGTGGTTCCAGACAGCGCTGCTGTGTTCCAGTGCAACGCTTCAAACCAGTACGGCTATATCATGGCCAACGCTTTCTTGGCTGTAATGG ATATGAAACCTCGCCTGTTAGTTCCCAGAGAGGAACTCATTAAAACAACAGAAGGCAATAATACTCATTTAGACTGCCCATATTTTGGCTCTCCAAAACCTGATCTGCGGTG GTCAAAAGGAGGACTAGGTACCTTAGAGGGAAGTCGGCATAGGATTCTTCCAAATGGTACACTGGAAATCAGAAACACAAAGCTACAAGATCAAGGAAGCTATGTTTGTGTTGCAAGCAACGTCATTGGACGAGATGAGAAGGAGGTCCAactagaggtcaaag agcCCATTAAAATTGTCCGTGCGCCACACAATACTATAGTCATAAGAGGAAGTCTGGCTCGCTTTGATTGCAAGATTaaatttgactcgactctggatgtcACCGTCACTTGGCTTAAAGACAAGAAGTTCTTGATCTTAGGAAGGAG GATGACCAAGGATGAGGATTCTCTGAGCATTGCTGATGTGTACAGACGAGATGAAGGCATCTACACCTGCAGGATTAAAAGTGAACTGGAGGAGGTCACTGCCTCAGCCAAACTCACTGTGATGG ATCGTCCAGACCCGCCCAGTGACCTAGAGATATCAGACCCATCAGAGAGGAGCGTTAGACTCACCTGGGTACCAGGACTGAGCAACCACAGTCCTATTAAAG AGTACCTGGTTCAGTATACTGAAGATCTCCTTGCAGACTATTGGCTGTTGCCAAGTGGCTGGAAGAACCTGTCCAGCTACCCAGGGAGCCTAAACTCTGTAATTCTACAGCTGACACCATTTGTAGAGTACAGATTCCGGGTCATCGCTGTCAATGGTATAGGTCCCAGTAAACCTAGCTGGCCATCTGAGTACTACCAGACTGGAGGAGCTG TACCTGATGCCATCCCAAGAAACATCCAAGGAATGGGAAGTGGAGTGTTCCGAAATAACATGGAAATCAGCTGGGAG CCACTGGAGTACAGAGAATGGAATGGGCCGAAACTGGGCTACATGGTTTGGTGGAGACGAAGGGATTCAAGGGAAGAGTGGAAGAACTACACAACATACTGGTGGTGTAGCTGCATCATCTATGACACTGACACCTTCACACCCTATGAGATTAAAGTTCAGGCCGTCAACTTCTTCGGCTCTGGCCCAGAATCccctgttgtgattggctactCTGGGGAGGACC GTCCAGTTGCCGCTCCATCTGATCTGAGCGTGTCAGACATTGAGAGCACAAAGCTGATAGTCCATTGGGATCCAGTGGCACGAGCTGACATCATGGGtgaaataaaagagtacaaa GTTTATTACTGGAGAGAGAGCAGTCGTCTGCCCTGGCACATTGTTAGCCGGAGGATTAAGACTAGGAGTTTTAAAGCTAATGGACCTCGTCTGTCTGGAACCCTGACGGATCTTGTACCATATAGTAACTACAGGATGTATATTGTAGTGGCCAATAATCGCTTTGAGGGTCCGCCCAGCAACACCATTGAGTTTCAGACACCTGAAGGAG TGCCCTCGATTCCCAGATCATTCAGAATCATGCACCGGCACTATGACACCATTTATCTGGACTGGGAAGAACCTGCAGAACCCAATGGCATTCTGACTGGATATATTCTCAAATATCAGACGT TGAACATCACTCTGGGCGACCGAATCCTGGTTGAATACATTCCTCCTAATATCACATACTTCTCTCTGCGCCGTTTTGACCGTTACACTCGATACAAGTTCTCACTGGCAGCACAAACCGAGACTGGAGTCGGGGAGGCGTTCACAGAGGAATCACCCCATTTTACAACGGAGG AATATACCCGGGATCAAGTGGACATTGTGACGCAGGGTTGGTTCATTGGCTTAATGTGTGCAGTCGCTCTCCTCGTTCTTATCATGCTCATAGTCTTTTTCATCAAGAGGAGCCGAGGAGGAAAGTATGCAG TGCGGGACAAGAAGGACTTTGCACTGGAGCCAGTGGATGATAGAGAGAATGGAACGTTTGATTACAG GTCTCTTGAGAG GATAACACGAGTGTCCACAATGCCCTATACCAGACG TGAGGAAGAAGGTCGACAGGGACGCAGTCAAGGTGTGATCGAGCACATTGACAGGAGAACAAACAGTGACGACAGCCTCATGGAGTACTGTGAAGGTGAAGAGATCGAGTTTAATGAGGATGGCTCCTTTATCGGCGAGTACACAGGCGTCAGTAAGAGGAACATGGACAGGAGCCTGTACCAGGACAGCTCTGAGCCCACGTCTCCTGTGGCCATCTACTCTTTTGCTTAG